In Acidobacteriota bacterium, one genomic interval encodes:
- a CDS encoding SIS domain-containing protein — translation MSLMLAEIEQQPDALARTIKQESKKIARFAAHLNANRPRLIVLVARGSSDNAALFGRYLLEITTGIPVSLAAPAVHTIYQAKLDLREALVIGISQSGAGADVNLVLENAKRCGATTLAITNEAESAMAELADETFLIRARREKSVAATKTYTGQLLMFHLLAEALSGVRKGAEVARIPALAAATLQLQPQVAAMVERYAYMNHCVVVGRGLHYANTYEFAIKLMETCYVVAERFSGADFLHGPIAMMDRGFPAFLFAPPGPTLKGQLELLARLKKIGGETVVISSEAAAIKAATRAIKIPQLISELLSPIPYVIPAQLFAALLAEAKGLSPDQPRSLSKVTKTV, via the coding sequence ATGTCCCTAATGCTGGCCGAGATCGAGCAGCAACCCGACGCGCTCGCACGCACAATCAAACAAGAGAGCAAAAAAATCGCCCGCTTCGCCGCCCACTTGAACGCCAATCGTCCGCGGCTGATCGTGCTAGTCGCGCGCGGCAGTTCTGACAATGCGGCGCTGTTTGGCCGTTACCTGTTGGAAATCACGACCGGCATTCCGGTCTCGCTGGCCGCGCCCGCCGTGCATACGATCTATCAGGCAAAGCTCGATCTGCGCGAGGCGCTGGTCATCGGCATCTCGCAATCGGGCGCGGGCGCAGATGTGAACCTGGTGCTCGAAAACGCCAAACGTTGCGGCGCGACCACGCTCGCGATCACCAACGAAGCCGAATCGGCGATGGCCGAATTGGCCGACGAGACTTTCCTGATTCGCGCCCGCCGCGAAAAGAGCGTCGCGGCAACCAAGACCTACACCGGCCAACTGCTGATGTTCCACCTGCTGGCCGAAGCCCTGAGCGGCGTGCGCAAAGGCGCAGAGGTCGCACGCATCCCCGCACTCGCGGCGGCCACGTTGCAACTGCAACCGCAGGTCGCCGCGATGGTCGAACGCTATGCTTATATGAATCATTGCGTCGTCGTCGGGCGCGGGCTGCATTACGCGAACACCTATGAGTTCGCCATCAAGCTGATGGAGACCTGCTATGTCGTGGCCGAACGCTTTTCGGGCGCTGACTTCCTGCACGGCCCGATTGCCATGATGGATCGCGGCTTCCCGGCGTTTCTCTTTGCGCCACCGGGGCCGACGTTGAAAGGCCAACTCGAATTGCTCGCCAGGTTGAAAAAGATCGGCGGCGAAACAGTCGTGATTTCCAGCGAAGCGGCGGCCATCAAAGCCGCCACCCGCGCAATCAAAATCCCGCAACTCATCAGCGAACTGCTCTCGCCGATTCCGTATGTGATCCCCGCGCAGTTGTTCGCCGCGTTGCTGGCGGAGGCGAAAGGGTTGAGTCCGGATCAGCCGCGTTCGTTATCGAAGGTGACGAAGACCGTTTAA
- a CDS encoding DUF4127 family protein → MKQAVHHGSALRWPFYFWLLGWLSCLWLATANVWPQTRPVLRNARRAYLAGNFVLIPHNPRWHALAWPKQLAALADHQLYAPPQEALTGSAALLRWAQGFDFAETDGVLLALDPLLGNAQAQAVKTWLTALRAQRPNLPIYASVSAAHTPQAFELVEANLLDFLLVAPAAPELSNQIAARQWQKRVALGDTVESAAALLQTRLLNRRFGFAPRVAAIFSTTPNAVLQQTIRAQINLLGGVEAAPGQSADLYLFVHTAQTAPNVTSALANALEKAATEGARCAVLDLSHAAASQEALLNNLRQRKLLDRVTAYAAAATPATDSQAVTRALTQTTAWLLSIKFLRDNLERVRRTERTQIALLLGSYLRDWAYPLYVRAPLEKFLRTQPKPATAMLTDTEQAENFALGELRPYAEKLFAEQFKRNIHAVLLAAGERAEFELTLLQRLQIRLNALTPADLIEPDIRVITHLAHLGNFMPQPAAPRAVWDFTNGRNLDERLSNRFEAVDWRVFKTDAEAVEVTVKLNQSGQPANAANIEGYAIRSRRNGQTRRIEITAPSASGAFYAFGKLEQLGANGQLAQDVNLTEAPDYAQRGLVERVADAPWTPRERLEWLRCLGRVRMNRYVYAAQFDPWRRDRWRAPYPNHELERFDELARVARENFVSLVYALNPGATLDYSSEEDFAALTAKLKALASTGINDFVLAFDDAPTQLQRDAERARFKTLAAAQAQFVRRTDEWLKAACPTCRLSVVPANPLDAAEQSAYLQELGANLPASVTLVWLGSESFLPEYTRTRVQEMTKLTGRRPLVWGSFASNAKGGLFLGAKRAEATALAQEALGWLCIPPNAVYAARLPLATAAEYAWESRSYAPERALENALNLLYDERSRAGVRLWARAFGGANPNPGAHSNIPTPSLTAEQLTTLQTALAAIGATRDAGLLRGELAAVGSWQLALGSGKQ, encoded by the coding sequence ATGAAACAAGCAGTACATCACGGTTCGGCCCTTCGTTGGCCGTTTTATTTCTGGCTGCTGGGATGGCTCAGTTGCCTCTGGCTCGCGACCGCGAATGTCTGGCCGCAAACGCGCCCCGTGCTGCGTAATGCGCGCCGCGCATACCTGGCCGGCAATTTCGTATTGATCCCGCACAACCCGCGCTGGCACGCGCTGGCCTGGCCCAAACAACTGGCGGCGCTGGCCGATCATCAGCTTTATGCGCCGCCGCAGGAGGCCTTGACGGGCAGCGCCGCGCTCTTGCGTTGGGCGCAAGGTTTCGATTTCGCCGAAACGGATGGCGTCTTGCTGGCACTCGACCCGCTGCTCGGCAATGCCCAGGCGCAGGCCGTCAAAACCTGGCTCACCGCGCTGCGCGCCCAACGCCCGAACCTGCCCATCTACGCTTCGGTCAGCGCCGCACACACACCGCAGGCCTTTGAATTGGTCGAAGCCAACCTGCTCGATTTTTTGCTAGTCGCGCCCGCTGCGCCGGAATTGTCGAATCAAATCGCCGCGCGCCAATGGCAAAAGCGCGTCGCGCTGGGCGACACCGTCGAAAGCGCCGCCGCGTTGTTGCAAACACGGTTGCTCAACCGGCGTTTCGGCTTCGCGCCCCGTGTGGCGGCAATCTTTTCCACCACACCGAACGCCGTGTTGCAGCAAACCATCCGCGCGCAAATCAACCTGCTCGGCGGTGTCGAAGCAGCGCCAGGCCAGAGCGCCGACCTTTATCTTTTCGTCCATACTGCGCAAACCGCGCCCAATGTGACCTCGGCCCTTGCCAATGCGCTGGAAAAGGCTGCCACTGAGGGCGCGCGTTGCGCCGTGCTCGATTTGTCGCACGCGGCGGCCAGCCAGGAAGCGCTGCTCAACAATTTGCGCCAACGTAAACTGCTCGACCGCGTGACCGCCTATGCGGCGGCGGCCACACCCGCAACGGATAGCCAGGCCGTCACGCGCGCGCTCACCCAAACCACAGCCTGGTTGCTCTCGATCAAATTCCTGCGCGACAATCTCGAACGTGTGCGCCGCACCGAACGCACCCAGATCGCGCTGCTGCTCGGCAGCTATTTGCGCGATTGGGCCTATCCGCTGTATGTGCGCGCGCCGCTCGAAAAATTTTTGCGCACCCAACCCAAACCCGCGACCGCGATGCTCACCGACACCGAACAGGCCGAAAATTTTGCGCTCGGCGAGTTGCGGCCTTACGCCGAAAAGCTCTTTGCCGAACAGTTCAAACGCAACATCCACGCGGTCTTGCTGGCTGCCGGTGAACGTGCTGAATTTGAACTCACCCTGTTGCAACGGCTGCAAATTCGCCTGAACGCTCTGACGCCCGCAGACCTGATCGAGCCTGACATCCGGGTCATCACGCATCTGGCGCACTTGGGCAATTTCATGCCGCAACCCGCCGCTCCGCGCGCCGTCTGGGATTTCACCAACGGACGCAACCTGGATGAACGCCTCAGCAATCGTTTCGAGGCGGTGGATTGGCGCGTGTTCAAAACCGACGCCGAGGCCGTCGAGGTCACCGTCAAACTCAATCAGAGCGGACAACCCGCCAATGCCGCCAACATAGAAGGCTATGCCATCCGCAGCCGCCGCAACGGCCAAACGCGCCGCATCGAAATCACCGCGCCCAGCGCGTCAGGCGCGTTTTACGCCTTCGGCAAGTTGGAGCAACTGGGCGCGAACGGCCAACTCGCGCAAGACGTCAACCTGACTGAAGCCCCCGATTACGCACAGCGCGGCCTGGTCGAACGTGTTGCCGACGCGCCCTGGACGCCGCGCGAACGTCTGGAATGGTTGCGCTGCCTGGGCCGCGTGCGCATGAATCGTTATGTATACGCCGCGCAATTCGATCCCTGGCGGCGCGACCGCTGGCGCGCGCCATACCCCAACCACGAACTGGAGCGCTTTGACGAACTGGCGCGCGTCGCGCGTGAGAATTTCGTCAGCCTGGTTTATGCGCTCAATCCCGGCGCGACGCTTGATTACAGCAGCGAAGAAGATTTCGCCGCGCTGACCGCCAAGCTCAAAGCCCTGGCCAGCACTGGCATCAACGACTTCGTACTCGCGTTCGATGATGCGCCCACACAGTTGCAACGCGACGCCGAACGCGCGCGCTTCAAAACACTGGCCGCCGCCCAGGCGCAATTCGTGCGGCGCACTGACGAATGGTTGAAGGCCGCTTGCCCCACCTGCCGCCTGTCGGTCGTGCCCGCCAATCCGCTGGACGCCGCCGAACAGAGCGCCTATTTGCAGGAACTCGGCGCAAATCTTCCTGCCTCCGTCACGCTGGTCTGGCTGGGCAGCGAAAGCTTCCTGCCCGAATACACCCGCACCCGCGTGCAGGAAATGACCAAGCTGACAGGCCGCCGCCCGCTCGTCTGGGGCAGCTTCGCCAGCAACGCGAAAGGCGGTTTGTTTCTAGGGGCCAAACGCGCCGAAGCAACCGCGTTGGCGCAAGAGGCGCTCGGCTGGCTGTGCATTCCGCCCAATGCGGTTTACGCCGCGCGCCTGCCGCTGGCGACCGCCGCCGAATATGCCTGGGAGAGTCGCAGCTACGCACCTGAACGCGCGCTGGAAAACGCTTTGAATCTGCTGTATGACGAACGCTCACGCGCCGGTGTGCGGCTTTGGGCGCGTGCCTTTGGTGGTGCCAATCCCAACCCCGGCGCGCATTCAAACATCCCAACACCATCGCTTACTGCTGAACAATTAACCACGCTGCAAACCGCGCTCGCCGCCATCGGCGCCACCCGCGATGCCGGTCTGTTGCGCGGGGAACTGGCAGCGGTTGGCAGTTGGCAGTTGGCACTTGGCAGTGGTAAGCAGTAA
- a CDS encoding M48 family metalloprotease → MKVNAWKRPLYLALALGLLASLAGTARAQANVYDKFRDKAHSNQGYLSEEDELKLGAQVHQQLLNPPKQEAQQGQPQEQPKPIRLVQGPLADYVERLGQKLARDSQRPNIPWHFSVIEDNSLNAFATLGGYVYVHTGLINQVKSEAQLASVIGHEIGHIVARHGLENVKRSQKLGVLAIGATIAGAIFGGQQGAEMGQAVGGLIAGGFLMKHSREAEREADYLGLYNIERSGYNTGGMVEMFGILAEATQNNAGSVGNILASHPPATERLDNTRREISEHMRGSDQKGAQNSNDFNRVKGQAATTTTTTTTNSNRNVRPRGNAPTTTSTPPKRPRP, encoded by the coding sequence ATGAAAGTGAATGCGTGGAAAAGACCGTTGTACCTGGCGCTGGCGTTGGGGTTGCTGGCTTCGCTGGCGGGGACGGCGCGGGCGCAAGCCAATGTTTACGACAAATTTCGCGACAAAGCCCATTCCAACCAGGGCTACCTGAGCGAAGAGGACGAACTCAAATTGGGCGCGCAGGTGCATCAGCAACTGCTGAATCCCCCCAAGCAAGAAGCGCAACAAGGCCAGCCACAAGAACAGCCCAAGCCCATCCGGCTGGTGCAAGGGCCGCTCGCCGATTATGTCGAACGGCTGGGGCAAAAGCTGGCGCGCGATTCGCAACGCCCAAACATCCCCTGGCATTTTTCGGTGATTGAAGACAATTCGCTCAACGCCTTCGCCACGCTGGGCGGCTATGTTTACGTGCACACCGGCCTGATCAATCAGGTCAAAAGCGAAGCCCAACTCGCCAGCGTCATTGGCCACGAGATCGGCCACATCGTCGCGCGGCACGGACTGGAGAACGTCAAGCGTTCGCAAAAACTCGGCGTGCTTGCCATCGGCGCGACCATCGCGGGTGCAATTTTCGGCGGTCAGCAAGGCGCTGAAATGGGACAAGCCGTCGGCGGACTCATCGCGGGCGGCTTCCTGATGAAACACAGCCGCGAGGCCGAACGCGAGGCCGATTATCTGGGCCTCTACAACATCGAACGCAGCGGTTATAACACGGGCGGCATGGTCGAGATGTTCGGCATCCTGGCTGAGGCGACTCAAAACAACGCCGGTTCCGTGGGCAATATTTTGGCGAGTCATCCGCCCGCCACCGAACGCCTCGACAACACGCGGCGCGAAATCTCTGAGCACATGCGTGGCAGCGATCAAAAGGGCGCGCAAAACAGCAACGATTTCAATCGCGTCAAAGGGCAAGCCGCGACGACCACGACGACCACGACGACCAATTCCAATCGCAACGTGCGTCCGCGCGGGAACGCGCCCACCACTACCAGTACGCCGCCGAAACGCCCGCGTCCCTAA
- a CDS encoding MogA/MoaB family molybdenum cofactor biosynthesis protein, whose amino-acid sequence MALKQTTIKAVVLTISDSAARGERVDLSGPAVVAELQTLHAELVATEILPDERAQIAARLRYYADHGLANLIVTTGGTGLAPRDITPEATREVIEREAPGLAELMRQESLKITPLAALSRAVCGVRGRTLIVNVPGSVRGARENLAAIARTLPHALALLNE is encoded by the coding sequence ATGGCACTCAAGCAAACCACGATCAAGGCGGTCGTGTTGACCATTAGTGATTCCGCCGCGCGCGGTGAACGCGTGGATTTGTCCGGCCCCGCCGTCGTGGCCGAATTGCAAACCCTGCACGCCGAGCTTGTCGCGACCGAAATCTTGCCGGACGAACGCGCCCAGATTGCCGCGCGCTTGCGCTATTACGCCGATCACGGTTTGGCGAATTTGATCGTCACCACGGGCGGCACGGGCCTCGCCCCGCGCGACATCACGCCCGAAGCCACCCGCGAGGTGATCGAACGCGAAGCACCCGGACTGGCGGAATTGATGCGGCAGGAAAGTTTGAAAATTACGCCGCTCGCGGCCCTCTCGCGCGCGGTCTGTGGCGTGCGCGGCCGCACGCTGATCGTCAATGTGCCAGGCAGCGTGCGCGGCGCGCGCGAAAACCTGGCCGCCATTGCGCGCACGCTTCCCCACGCGCTTGCGCTGCTGAACGAATGA
- a CDS encoding NUDIX domain-containing protein, with the protein MERPFVGMGVLVMRNGQVLLGKRRGSHGAGYYAAPGGHIEYGESFEAAARREVHEETGLEITGLRLLAVGNYLFTRDDGARHYIDVDFVCEAPDGEAQLCEPEKCEGWGWYKLDALPAPLFIVTRRMIESLQADAPLSQPDLIERQ; encoded by the coding sequence ATGGAAAGACCTTTTGTAGGCATGGGTGTTTTGGTCATGCGCAACGGCCAGGTGTTGTTGGGCAAACGGCGCGGTTCGCACGGGGCGGGCTATTACGCCGCGCCCGGCGGTCACATCGAATACGGCGAAAGTTTCGAGGCCGCCGCACGGCGCGAAGTGCACGAGGAAACGGGGCTGGAAATCACCGGGCTGCGGTTGCTGGCAGTCGGCAATTATCTCTTCACACGTGACGACGGCGCACGCCATTACATTGACGTGGATTTTGTCTGTGAAGCCCCAGATGGTGAAGCGCAATTGTGCGAGCCGGAAAAGTGCGAGGGCTGGGGTTGGTACAAATTGGACGCCTTGCCTGCGCCTTTGTTTATCGTCACCCGGCGCATGATCGAAAGTTTGCAAGCTGACGCGCCGCTTAGCCAGCCCGACCTGATCGAGCGGCAATGA